Below is a genomic region from Coprobacter tertius.
TGATTCCCGGCAACCGTAAAGATTATCGAATTTCGATTTTGTTACCGAGTCGTTTACATTAAAGGCGGGGAATAATAACTTACCCTCGTCCATCATCTGATATAACCGGTGTACACCTGTAGTCGTTTCTTCAGATACTCCTTTTATTTCTGGTACCATACGGGTCCAGACTGAATTGTCTTCCGACATTACGTTTTTTAATATCTTCAGTAATTCGATTTCATCTTCGGTATCGGCATTACGATCTAAGATCGATGAATCTTTTTCGGCTTCATATCCCAGGTGAATCATAAGTGTAGCGTCGCCTCCGTCATCTACGATGAGATTCGGACCTTTGCCTCCGGGGAATCGGAGAGCTTGCAAAGTGCACCACCAGTAATCCTCGAGGGTTTCTCCTTTCCATGCAAAAACTGGGATTCCCGCTTTCGCCATGGCAGCTGCAGCATGGTCTTGTGTAGAATATATATTGCAGCTTACCCATCTTACATCAGCACCTAAAGCGACAAGGGTTTCGATAAGTACAGCTGTTTGTATGGTCATGTGCAGCGAACCCATGATACGTGCACCTTTCAATGGTTTTTCTTGGCCGTATTTTTCTCGCAGAGCCATAAGACCGGGCATTTCCTTCTCGGCTAATTCGATTTCTTTTCGTCCGAAATCAGCTAAAGTGATATCTGCTACTTTATAGGGTAGAGCAGAAAATAATTGTTCTGTCATAGCGATTATATCTTGCTTGTTTTTATCTGATTGCAAACTTACTAATTTTTAATGAATAATAAGGCTCTCGCTATGAATAAAGGACATGAAAAAAGGCGCACTTTTTAAAAGTGCGCCTTTCGGTATTTCGATAATCTTTATTATTTCGCAATAGACGAGATATCGTATTTTGCAAATTCAAGATCGGTAGCAGCTTGTTTAGCCATGTTGCTGTCGAGCTTGATTGCTTTGTTCAAATTATCTGTAACAGCTTTTTCGTTGTTGGTGCGTGCACCGATTACAGCCATCAGATAATAAGTCGTAGCATTGGGTTCGCTTACGCCAGCCAAAGTATTTTTAGCTTTGTTGTAATCTTTGGTAAGTATCTGAGCCAAAGCAGCATTGTTGCTCTTTGCGTCGCCAAAAGCACGAGCGGCTTTGGCATATTCGCCTCTTTGCAGATATAATACACCCAGAGCTTCGTTCAAACCTTCAGAACCAGCTGATTTACCGAATGCCTGTTCAGCTTTTGCGAATTCGTCTTTAGTCAATTCGATCAAGCCTAAATTCATCTGTACTTCCGGGGTATTGGGAGCGATCTTATTTGCTTTGTTAAACCAGTTTTCAGCAGCATTGATATCGCCTTTTTCGAAACAAATCAAACCTACGTTGTTATAACCGCGGTAGTCGTTCGGATAAATTTCGGTAGCTTTCTTATAAATAGATTCTTTTTCAGAAAGAGAGTTCGTCAGAGTTGCAGCATACAACAGTTCATCTACCGAAAGAGATTTAGGATCGGAAGCAGCTAGTTTGCTGATTTCAGCATCCGATTTTCCGATAACATCGATAGAAGCTGTAATTCTTGAATAACGCAGTTTAGGAAGAATCTCTTCGGCGAGAATTTTAAATGTAGAAGACATGTTTTTGATTTCACGTTCTCTTTGTTCCGGATCTTTGTACATTGACAAAACGCGGAGGATAAGATCTTTATCTTGAATATTCGATTTTTCAACCAATTCTTTGAAACCTTCCCAGTCTTCAGCTGTAAATTCACCGGTAAGGTCAGCATTTACAGCATCTTTTTTCATCTGTTGTTTCAGATATTTTGTTGTATTATCTTCACGAGCTTGTGCCAGTTTAGTGTTTAATTCCATTCCACCGTCAGGAGAAGCATAAGAAGAAATGTTTACACCGGTGATTTTTTTGTTGGGAGCTTCAGCAGCGGCTTTAACATTGTTTTGGTAATCCTTCATCTGGTTGCTGTTCAGCTCGCTGCTGCGCAAGTTAGCTTGTTGGATGAGGAACATAATGTCGGCCTGATAGTTTTCTTTGATAATACGTTGGAATTTATCTGCAGCTAAGGCTGGAGTTAAAGCATTGGGATCGCAAATTTCAGCTGTAGAAATAACACCTTCAGCGACTTTTACACGCGGAAGCTGATATGATTTGGACCCGCTTTTAACCGTGAAATCAAGATATAAATCCGATTTTCTCATAGCCGGGATATATTTAAAAGTAGTTTTCATCGTAATGTTACCACCCATTTTGTAAGAAATAGTTTGGTTATTACCTACTACTTTCTCTCCCTGATATGTATAAGAAGTACCAGCTGTTTCGCCACCTTCGTATACCAGATAAGGAGTTACTGTAACAGTAGCTTTTTTCTTGAAATACTTTTCGGGGAAATTACCGGTAATTGTTGCCGGAACCTCACCACCGATCACTTCCAAAGGATTGGGAGTAACGGTAAAATAATCGGGAGAGAGTGCCCCCATTTTTTTACACCCTACAAATGCTACCATAAAGGCTAATAATAAGGGTAAATAAAGTTTCTTGTTCATAATAATTGTTATTTGGTTATACTTCTTCTTTCGTGTCGCAAAAATAATATTAATTTTTCATTCCAAGTATTTTCCACTAAAAAAAGCGCCTGTTTAGAGCATCTTTGCATAATGAGAATAAATTACCGTTACAAATATAGTTAAAAGTATGATAGTCTGGCTTCCGTAACCTGCGAATTTGCAGGGCTGATGTGTTTAAAAAAATTAAATCAATATTCATGCTTTTGCATATATCAAAGAATTTATTATAAAAGTATAAAAATAAATTTTATTATGTTAATTGTTAAACAAGCGCAGTAGGTGTCGTTACTGCTTGCCTTTCATATTTCGGGGATGGTGGTTGAGAATTTCGCTGCGAATGAATTCTTTATCGAGATGTACATATACTTCGGTGGTTGTAATGCTTTCGTGTCCCAGCATTTGTTGTATAGCTCTTAAATTGGCACCGCCTTCGAGTAAATGTGTAGCGAATGAATGGCGTAAGGTATGCGGGCTTATTTTTTTCTTTATGCCGCATATTTCACATTGTTTCTTTATGATGTAAAAAATCATGACTCGGGTCAGATGACCACCGCGCCGATTGAGAAAAAGAATATCTTCGTCGCCTTTTTTTATATTCAGGTGTTTACGGTCTTCGAGATAAAGGTTTATTTCTTGTAGGGCTCTTTGTGAAATTGGTACCAGCCTTTGTTTGTCCCCTTTTCCTTCGACAATGATAAACTCTTCTTTAGCAAATATTTGGGAGATTTTCAATCCGATTAATTCCGATACTCGCAGTCCGCATCCATATAGGACCTCAATGATTGCCCGGTTACGCTGACTTTCTGGTAACGACATGTCGAAAGAGCTGCTGAGGCGATCGATTTCGGTTACACTGAGAATTTCAGGAAGGTGTAGGCCGAGTTTTGGACCTTCGATAAGTTCGGTCGGGTCATGGTCGATGTATTCCTGTGTAATGAGAAATCGGTAAAACGATTTTATTCCCGATAAAATACGGGCTTGAGAACGAGGGTGTATTCCGGTGTCTTGTAATTGGTAGATAAATTGGTGTATATCAGTTTTTTCTATGGTCTCGGTGTTTAATATTCCCGATCCTATAAAGGTGATAAGTTTTTGCAAATCGAGCAGATAACCGTTTATCGTATTGTCCGACAACCCTTTTTCGAGTTTCAGAAATGAAATATATTCATTCAATATGTTCTCTTTTTTTAGTGACATCGATTTGTGGGATATATTCCGTTTTTTTTATTAATTTTGCAACGAAACTTGCCCTGTACGAATACGATTATAATGTTTTGTTTACGAACAACCAGGGGAGCTATTCCGTTTTACAAAGATACTAAAAAGATTGTTATTTTATGAATATACTAATAATCAATGGTCCAAATCTTAATTTATTAGGGAAACGAGAGAAAAGTGTGTATGGCGAGTCTTCATTCGAAAATTATCTCGATCGGCTTCGAGAATGTTATCCCCAACATAACCTTCGGTATTTTCAGTCCAATGTAGAGGGTTTTATTATCGATGAAATACATCGGGTCGGGTTCGATATCGATGGTATCATTCTTAATGCCGGGGCATATACACATACTTCAATAGCTATTTCCGATGCGATAAGGGCAGTTCCGGCTCCTGTTATCGAGGTCCATATTTCAAATATCCACAATAGAGAAACTTACAGGCATGTTTCGATGATTGCCGCAGCATGCAAAGGTTCGATTATCGGTTTCGGCCTCGATTCTTATCGTTTAGCGGTTGAGTCGCTTGTCGGTAGTTTGTAAGTAACAGGTAAAAATAAGATATCAATATAAGAAATAATATGTCTAAACACACCAAGATTGTAGCCACAGTTTCTGATCTCAGATGTGATGTCGATTTCGTTCGTGCGCTTTATGAGAACGGTATGAATGTGGTGCGAATGAATTCGGCCCATCTGACAGCCGATGGTTTTAATAAAATAATAAATAATGTTCGTGCGGTTTCTAATAAGATAGGAATTCTTATGGATACTAAAGGCCCCGAAATGCGAACGACGACTATAGAAAACGAAGGTCGTGTAACATTTGTTTCGGGTGATATTGTAAAAATGGTAGGAAATCCCGATATTCCCACGACCAAAGAATGTATAGCTATATCTTATCCCAATTTTGTAAACGACTTGTCTTTGGGAAGCCATATTCTTATTGATGATGGCGAGATAGAGTTTAGAGTAATCGAGAAACATTCCGATTACTTGCTTTGTGAAGCCCAGAATGAGGGTGAATTGGGCTCGCGCAAAAGTGTAAATGTGCCGGGAGTACGTATTAATTTACCTTCGCTTACCGAAAAAGATAAAAGAAATATTATGTTTGCGATCGAACATAATATCGATTTTATTGCACACTCGTTTGTAAGGAATAAACATGATGTCCTCGATATACAAAAAATTCTCGATGCTAATAATAGTGATATCAAGATTATTGCAAAAATCGAAAATCAAGAAGGAGTAGATAACATCGATGAAATTATCGAAGTGGCTTATGGCGTCATGATTGCCCGTGGTGACTTGGGTATAGAAGTTCCTCAGGAAAAAATACCGGGGATACAGCGAATACTCATTAAGAAGTGTATTCAGGCTAAGAAACCGGTTATTGTCGCTACCCAGATGTTGCATTCCATGATAAAAAATCCGCGTCCTACCCGGGCCGAGGTTACAGATATTGCAAATGCGATATATTACCGTACCGATGCCCTTATGCTAAGTGGTGAGACGGCATACGGGAAATATCCGGTAGAAGCGATTGCGACAATGTCGAAAGTTGCCGAAGAAGCCGAAAAAACCAAGCTATCAGATAATGATATTCGTGTAATTACTCCGGAGGTAGGTCTCGATGTTACTTCGTTTTTAGCTAAGCAGGCTGTAAAATCCTCTGTAAAATTGGGAACTAAAGCGATTATAACCGACAGTTATACGGGTCGTACCGCTCGTTATGTAGCTGCATACAGAGGCAAATATCCGGTACTGGCTATATGTTATCGCGAACGTACGATGCGTGAATTATCCCTTTCGTATGGAGTGTACCCGATGTTTCAGCATGAGACTCGAACTTCGAGAGAATATCTTTTCCGGGGGCTTAATTTGCTGATCGAGCGGGGATGGCTTACCCGGGAAGATCTTATTGCCTATGTCGGTGGAGCTTTTGGTGAAGGTGGCGGCTCTACTTTCCTCGAAATAAATTCAGTAGGTAAAGTATTGGCTGATTATAAACATTACGTGCTTCCCAATCTCGAAGAAAGCGACCGGTAAGATTATGACGGATGAGATAGAAGATTATATACTTGCGCATAGTGATGCAGAGGGTGAATTGCTTCGTAAACTTAATCGTGACACGCATGTAAATATGCTTAGGCCACGCATGTTATCGGGCCATTTACAGGGGCGAATTCTTAAAATGTTGTGTCGTATGATTTCTCCTAAGTATGTACTCGAATTAGGTACGTTTACCGGATATTCGGCATTGTGTATGGCTGAAGGAATGGAGGATGACAGTGAACTCCATACGGTCGAAGCCGATGATGAGGTAGAAGATTTTACTCGGTCATACTTCGAACGATCCCCTTATAAAGACCGTATTTATTTTCATATCGGAGATGCTATGGAAGTCGTTCCTTCGATAGACCGTATATTCGATATGGTATTTATCGATGCCGATAAACGACATTATATCGATTATTACCATTTAGTTTTCGATAAAGTAAAACCGGGTGGGTTTATACTTGCCGACAATACCTTGTGGGACGGAAAAGTTATTGATTCTAAAGCTCATGATCCCCAAACGAAAGGAATTTTGCGTTTTAACGATTTGGTGGCTGCCGATGACCGGGTTGAAAAAGTAATACTTCCGTTGAGGGATGGTTTAACCCTGATCCGGAAAAAATAAAATCAGATAAAATGATCGTTATACACAGAAAGTTCGTATCTTGAACAAAGTGTTATAGATTTTTTATCCTAAGTTATTCTTCTAAAAGGAGTATATAAAAAACAGATAAATATGGAAACGACGAGACAAAGTAAAATCGGTCGGTTGCTGCAGAAAGATTTGAGCGACATTTTTTTGAATGAGACCCGCAAAACACACGGTACGTTGATATCGGTGAGTGTCGTGCGGGTGAGTCCCGATTTGAGTGTGGCTAAGGTTTATCTTAGTATCTTTCCTCCAGAAAAGAGTGCCGATATATTAGAATCGATACGATCCAATGCAAAAAGTATTCGTTACGAGCTGGCTCAGCGAGTTAGGTTTCAGTTGCGTAAAACTCCCGAATTGATGTTCTTTCTCGATGATTCGCTCGATTATATCGAAAATATCGATTCACTGCTCAATAAATAACCCGAAATTGAGATAATGGGACTTTCTTTTACCATTGCGCGGCGTTATTTGTTTTCGAAGAAATCACATAGTGCTATCAATACCATATCGATCGTTTCGGTATGTGGTGTGGCTATTACCACGATGGCGCTTATTTGTACGTTATCGGTATATAACGGATTTCAGGATTTAATCGCATCGTTGTATTCGACTCTCGATCCACAAGTAAAAATCGAGTTGGTAAAAGGGAAAACATTCGATACCTCTCAACCGGTTTTTGGTGAAGTCGAAAAATGGCCTGAAATCGAAGAATGGTCCCCTGTACTTGAAGAAAACGTATTGCTTGTTTACCGAGACAAACAGATGCCTGCGTTAATGAAGGGGGTGCCCGATAATTTCGGAAAGCTTACCCAAATCGACCGTATTTTGCTCGATGGTGAGTTTATGCTTCGAGATTCTATTGTCAGATATGCTACCATAGGAGTAGGGGTTGCTAATCGTCTCGAAGCAGGAGCGCATTACCTGCATCCATTAAAAGTGTATGCCCCTCGTCGTAAAGGAAAAGTGAATATGGCCAATCCGGCTGCATCTTTTAACGAGGGAACTCTTTTTACCACAGCTGTTTTCAGTGTTAATCAGCCCGAATATGACGATCAGGTCGCCATTGTCCCTTTAGATTTTGCGAGAGAAATACTCGATTATAAGACTGAAGCTTCAGCAATCGAGATTAAACTTGTCGATGGAGTAAATGAAAAAGCATTTATCGATAAATTACAGAGTCGTTTGGGTATAGGATTTGTCGTAAAAGATCGTATGCAGCAGCAAGAAACTTCGTTTAGAATGATGCAGATCGAGAAATGGATGACATTCCTTATTTTAGCATTTATTTTAATGATTGCGACATTTAATGTAATCGGTTCGTTATCGATGTTGATTATCGATAAGAAAGACGATATAAAAACACTGCAAAGTATGGGTGCCGATGACAAGTTGATATCCCGTATATTTTTAACAGAAGGCTGGTTGATTTCGGCTATAGGTGCAGGTCTCGGTCTTGCCGTGGGAATACTGCTGTGTTTTCTGCAACAAGAATTCGGGTTGTTGCGTTTGGGACAAACTGCCGGCGCTTTCGTAGTCGACTCCTATCCTGTTAAAATAGAATGGATCGATTCGGTTGCAGTGCTTCTTGTCGTTGCAATACTTGGTTTTCTGGCTGCCTGGTATCCGGTTAAGTACTTACGGAAAAAATTGTTGTAAATTCTATTCCATTTTGGCGGAGATCGCGTCTGCAATCCGTTTCATTTCTTCCGGGGCGAGAGAGAGTTTTTCTTTCGAAAAATACATATCCGATTCTTTATTTATGGGAATCAGGTGTATGTGGGTATGAGGAACTTCTAATCCCATAACAGCTATTCCCACGCGTTTGCAGGGAATCGCTTTCTCGATGGCCTTCGCTACTTTTTTGGCAAATAGAGTGAAAGATGCCAGATCTTCATCTTCCATGTCGAATAAATAATCTCCCTCATGTTTCGGGATAACGAGTGTATGTCCTTTTACGACAGGATTGATATCGAGGAATGCGTAATAACGGTCGTTTTCTGCGACTTTATAACTGGGAATCTCTCCCGCAACGATACGGCTGAATATTGTAGGCATAGTCTCTGTAATTATAATTTATAAAATAAAAACTTAAAGGCAAAAATATAAAAAAATCTCTCTTTCCGTTTAACTATAGGAGGAAAAGAGAGATTTTAATATTCTTCTAAAAAATAAAAGCGACCGGAGCAGCCGTTGGTGAGACTGTGGTCGCTTGTATGTTTATATCGAGATATCGATTACTTCGAATGTCATCACTCCCGATGGTACTTGTATTTCTACTACATCGCCTACTTTTTTACCTAATAGTCCTTTTCCTATAGGAGTATTTACGGCGATTTTTCCTTCTTTCAAATTAGCTTCGCTTTCAGAAACCAGCATGTATTCCATGGTAGCGTTATTCTTCGTGTTTTTTATTTTCACTTTATTCAGTATCTGAACGGTATGTGTGTTCAGTTTCGAATCATCGATCAGTCTAGCGTTGGCTACCTTATCTTTTAATTGGGATATTTTCATTTCGAGCATTCCCTGAGCTTCTTTTGCCGCATCGTATTCTGCGTTTTCAGAAAGATCGCCTTTGTCTCGTGCTTCGGCTATTTGTCTTGATATTTCAGCTCGTTTTACCGTTTCGAGATACGCTATCTCTTCCATCATCTTCTTATAACCTTCTTCGGTCATGTAACTGATTGCCATAATTTAGTCTCCTATAGTTTTTTTAGTTTGTTCGTCTCTTATAAACAAAAAAGAATTCCCGCTGGTTGCCCAGCCGGAACTCCTTTTTGTGTTTTCACTATTGCAAAGATAATTTCTTTTTTTTACTTGCCAAATAAAAAGGGAAACTTTCTAAACTTCTATGTATAAAATATTTATTTATTTACGTCTGAAAGCCGATATTTTTCGAGTAGTTGATATGGAAAAATAATTATAATAGTTTCTTTATTTCGTTTTCGAGTGATTTCATCGATTCTACTCGTGTTTTTATCGAACCATTACGATCGAGCAGGAACGAAGTCGGTAACTTTTGCACATTATATAAAGCGGCGTTACGTGAACTTTGGCTGTCTGCATCCCATACACTGATCCAGGGTAAGTTCGAGGCCGATACTTTCCAGAAATTCTCATCGTTATCGAGAGATACTTGGTAGATTTCAAAACCTTTGTCTTTATATTTTTTATATATGTTGGCCAAAGTAATATTATACTGAGGAGAATAGTCGGTTTGATAGGCAGTAAAATCCAATAATACTACGTTCCCTTTCAGAGAGGATAATTTTTGGATATGGCCGTATTCGTCGGGAAGCGATATATCGATGGCGCCCGAGGTCGTGTCAACACGGATTGAATTTTCAGCAGCGCGCATTTCGGCTAATGCTTCGATTGCCATTTTATGGAGTTGTTTTGCACGCACCGATTCTTTATAGAAAAAGTCGTATTGTGTAGCCACCGCTCTTATGGCTTTACTATCTTCTTTATCATAGGGATCATATATCGATTTTCCGTCGATTTGCTGAAAAATAATATAATAAGCGACAGCCGACCTGGGATTGCTGTAAAGGATTTGATTCATTTCTTTTTTATAGTCGGCGATATCATCCAAAAATTTTTCAGTAATTAGCCGTTGGTCAACTCCGGGCATTTTCATATCGACCATGGCTTTATCGGTTTTTTCTTTTAAAGCCTGACTTGCCTGCGAAACAATTTTCATTTTTTCACTGCTTTCGGATCCCGATACGCGGTAATCAGATGCAAATCCGGGAAATTGAGAATCGATCGTAACCGTTTCGGTAGAATCAACCGAAAAATCGATATGAGCGTTTCCGATACGTAAACGGTAGAATTCTGGGTATTGGGGAGCCGGTGCGCTGAACTTATATTCTCCTCCGGCATCAAGTTTTACAGAATCGAGAATAAGGTTACGGGTAATTTCTGAGGCTTCGAGATATAAGGTTTTTCCATCGGCACCCGAAATAGTCCCTTTTACCGTAAACTTATCGTTGTGACAAGAACAAAGCAGAATTCCGAAAATAAAAAGAATACTGTATTTTTTCATAATAGCTATATTTATCGAACAGAAATATTTTATTTTTCTGATACAAAGATATGTTTTTTAGATATTCCGACAATTCTTTTCACAAATGAAAGGCCTGTTTTAAGAAAAAGCTCTTTCATTTGTGAAAAACTATTTAGAAATAAACAGATTTTTATATTTTTCTTTCATTTACACGAGGTTGCGCGTAAAACTTTATTTATCTTTGCATGATTTTGGATAGAAGTGAAAAAGAAATATTGTTTTTATGATTAATCCTATTAAAAAAACGATCGAACTTAGCGATGGACGTACCATCACGATCGAGACAGGGAAATTGGCTAAACAGGCCGATGGAGCAGTAGAAGTACGCATGGGAAACACCATGTTGCTGGCTACTGTAGTTTCAGCTCAGGAAGCTGGTGAAGGGGTAGATTTTATGCCGCTTCAGGTAGAGTATAAAGAACGCTATTCGGCATTCGGCCGGTTTCCGGGTGGATTTACAAAAAGAGAAGGCCGGGCTTCGGATTATGAGATCCTGACCTCGCGTCTTGTCGACCGGGTTCTTCGTCCCTTGTTCCCTGATAATTACCATGCAGATACATTTGTAAATATCATGTTGTTTTCCTCAGACGGTAAAGATATGCCCGATGCCTTGGCCGGTTTGGCTGCTTCGGCTGCTATAGCCGTTTC
It encodes:
- the ahcY gene encoding adenosylhomocysteinase produces the protein MTEQLFSALPYKVADITLADFGRKEIELAEKEMPGLMALREKYGQEKPLKGARIMGSLHMTIQTAVLIETLVALGADVRWVSCNIYSTQDHAAAAMAKAGIPVFAWKGETLEDYWWCTLQALRFPGGKGPNLIVDDGGDATLMIHLGYEAEKDSSILDRNADTEDEIELLKILKNVMSEDNSVWTRMVPEIKGVSEETTTGVHRLYQMMDEGKLLFPAFNVNDSVTKSKFDNLYGCRESLADGIKRATDIMIAGKVVVVCGYGDVGKGCAHSMRSYGARVLITEIDPICALQASMEGFEVTTVEKALSEGDIYVTTTGNCDIIRIEHMEKMKSGAIVCNIGHFDNEIQVDKLKKYPGIRCRNIKPQVDQYFFPQGHSILLLADGRLVNLGCATGHPSFVMSNSFTNQTLAQKELYTKKYEVGVYRLPKVLDEEVARLHLEKLGVELTVLTDKQAAYIGVPKNGPYKADHYHY
- a CDS encoding tetratricopeptide repeat protein, encoding MNKKLYLPLLLAFMVAFVGCKKMGALSPDYFTVTPNPLEVIGGEVPATITGNFPEKYFKKKATVTVTPYLVYEGGETAGTSYTYQGEKVVGNNQTISYKMGGNITMKTTFKYIPAMRKSDLYLDFTVKSGSKSYQLPRVKVAEGVISTAEICDPNALTPALAADKFQRIIKENYQADIMFLIQQANLRSSELNSNQMKDYQNNVKAAAEAPNKKITGVNISSYASPDGGMELNTKLAQAREDNTTKYLKQQMKKDAVNADLTGEFTAEDWEGFKELVEKSNIQDKDLILRVLSMYKDPEQREREIKNMSSTFKILAEEILPKLRYSRITASIDVIGKSDAEISKLAASDPKSLSVDELLYAATLTNSLSEKESIYKKATEIYPNDYRGYNNVGLICFEKGDINAAENWFNKANKIAPNTPEVQMNLGLIELTKDEFAKAEQAFGKSAGSEGLNEALGVLYLQRGEYAKAARAFGDAKSNNAALAQILTKDYNKAKNTLAGVSEPNATTYYLMAVIGARTNNEKAVTDNLNKAIKLDSNMAKQAATDLEFAKYDISSIAK
- the xerD gene encoding site-specific tyrosine recombinase XerD gives rise to the protein MSLKKENILNEYISFLKLEKGLSDNTINGYLLDLQKLITFIGSGILNTETIEKTDIHQFIYQLQDTGIHPRSQARILSGIKSFYRFLITQEYIDHDPTELIEGPKLGLHLPEILSVTEIDRLSSSFDMSLPESQRNRAIIEVLYGCGLRVSELIGLKISQIFAKEEFIIVEGKGDKQRLVPISQRALQEINLYLEDRKHLNIKKGDEDILFLNRRGGHLTRVMIFYIIKKQCEICGIKKKISPHTLRHSFATHLLEGGANLRAIQQMLGHESITTTEVYVHLDKEFIRSEILNHHPRNMKGKQ
- the aroQ gene encoding type II 3-dehydroquinate dehydratase; the protein is MNILIINGPNLNLLGKREKSVYGESSFENYLDRLRECYPQHNLRYFQSNVEGFIIDEIHRVGFDIDGIILNAGAYTHTSIAISDAIRAVPAPVIEVHISNIHNRETYRHVSMIAAACKGSIIGFGLDSYRLAVESLVGSL
- the pyk gene encoding pyruvate kinase is translated as MSKHTKIVATVSDLRCDVDFVRALYENGMNVVRMNSAHLTADGFNKIINNVRAVSNKIGILMDTKGPEMRTTTIENEGRVTFVSGDIVKMVGNPDIPTTKECIAISYPNFVNDLSLGSHILIDDGEIEFRVIEKHSDYLLCEAQNEGELGSRKSVNVPGVRINLPSLTEKDKRNIMFAIEHNIDFIAHSFVRNKHDVLDIQKILDANNSDIKIIAKIENQEGVDNIDEIIEVAYGVMIARGDLGIEVPQEKIPGIQRILIKKCIQAKKPVIVATQMLHSMIKNPRPTRAEVTDIANAIYYRTDALMLSGETAYGKYPVEAIATMSKVAEEAEKTKLSDNDIRVITPEVGLDVTSFLAKQAVKSSVKLGTKAIITDSYTGRTARYVAAYRGKYPVLAICYRERTMRELSLSYGVYPMFQHETRTSREYLFRGLNLLIERGWLTREDLIAYVGGAFGEGGGSTFLEINSVGKVLADYKHYVLPNLEESDR
- a CDS encoding O-methyltransferase — its product is MTDEIEDYILAHSDAEGELLRKLNRDTHVNMLRPRMLSGHLQGRILKMLCRMISPKYVLELGTFTGYSALCMAEGMEDDSELHTVEADDEVEDFTRSYFERSPYKDRIYFHIGDAMEVVPSIDRIFDMVFIDADKRHYIDYYHLVFDKVKPGGFILADNTLWDGKVIDSKAHDPQTKGILRFNDLVAADDRVEKVILPLRDGLTLIRKK
- the rbfA gene encoding 30S ribosome-binding factor RbfA; protein product: METTRQSKIGRLLQKDLSDIFLNETRKTHGTLISVSVVRVSPDLSVAKVYLSIFPPEKSADILESIRSNAKSIRYELAQRVRFQLRKTPELMFFLDDSLDYIENIDSLLNK
- a CDS encoding FtsX-like permease family protein; amino-acid sequence: MGLSFTIARRYLFSKKSHSAINTISIVSVCGVAITTMALICTLSVYNGFQDLIASLYSTLDPQVKIELVKGKTFDTSQPVFGEVEKWPEIEEWSPVLEENVLLVYRDKQMPALMKGVPDNFGKLTQIDRILLDGEFMLRDSIVRYATIGVGVANRLEAGAHYLHPLKVYAPRRKGKVNMANPAASFNEGTLFTTAVFSVNQPEYDDQVAIVPLDFAREILDYKTEASAIEIKLVDGVNEKAFIDKLQSRLGIGFVVKDRMQQQETSFRMMQIEKWMTFLILAFILMIATFNVIGSLSMLIIDKKDDIKTLQSMGADDKLISRIFLTEGWLISAIGAGLGLAVGILLCFLQQEFGLLRLGQTAGAFVVDSYPVKIEWIDSVAVLLVVAILGFLAAWYPVKYLRKKLL
- a CDS encoding HIT family protein translates to MPTIFSRIVAGEIPSYKVAENDRYYAFLDINPVVKGHTLVIPKHEGDYLFDMEDEDLASFTLFAKKVAKAIEKAIPCKRVGIAVMGLEVPHTHIHLIPINKESDMYFSKEKLSLAPEEMKRIADAISAKME
- the greA gene encoding transcription elongation factor GreA, translated to MAISYMTEEGYKKMMEEIAYLETVKRAEISRQIAEARDKGDLSENAEYDAAKEAQGMLEMKISQLKDKVANARLIDDSKLNTHTVQILNKVKIKNTKNNATMEYMLVSESEANLKEGKIAVNTPIGKGLLGKKVGDVVEIQVPSGVMTFEVIDISI
- a CDS encoding thioredoxin-like domain-containing protein, with protein sequence MKKYSILFIFGILLCSCHNDKFTVKGTISGADGKTLYLEASEITRNLILDSVKLDAGGEYKFSAPAPQYPEFYRLRIGNAHIDFSVDSTETVTIDSQFPGFASDYRVSGSESSEKMKIVSQASQALKEKTDKAMVDMKMPGVDQRLITEKFLDDIADYKKEMNQILYSNPRSAVAYYIIFQQIDGKSIYDPYDKEDSKAIRAVATQYDFFYKESVRAKQLHKMAIEALAEMRAAENSIRVDTTSGAIDISLPDEYGHIQKLSSLKGNVVLLDFTAYQTDYSPQYNITLANIYKKYKDKGFEIYQVSLDNDENFWKVSASNLPWISVWDADSQSSRNAALYNVQKLPTSFLLDRNGSIKTRVESMKSLENEIKKLL